The Pyrenophora tritici-repentis strain M4 chromosome 10, whole genome shotgun sequence genome contains a region encoding:
- a CDS encoding Cast multi-domain protein, which translates to MAAFPAANPVAYQTYATPMAGEKRKRSAVVNKSELADQYDTIPEPRAKKSCADTEEYNPKNMANMCFSAYALRLHKAALPTPTEDLAEDFRQDLFEMFTHAHTKRNFEQGTAARHVIPRLAGNPNSTRTDKDRLVRDFIEHYRSVRKDLEAIEKLYLSDKPANDEFIATMRSHVAGLHKSLADAAKWRGILRYTPLSKACLNWLIWSIAYRKPYQLLDDLINYINDVNDWLTIPPPEMDLHPDIRAAMKTLKAARLRKKAEEQLHQQNEKERDLERREEKNCGLRPKKHSSGQTSKPKEAKQQLKELEDATRERVAEYAAANVEREDAYQTQMFRNADEVEKLKIRLSEVNAQSEVQEAALLAAKSQTEFREAALSTANARIGKLETELFAAKAQNDEIYSMLQPFVPTSGSPDPMPMEGIEPESARSSTSGTFNGPEQMNDDSIVEEAILNHVPDLIEIAKRNPFIAQFLGEKLKQALSKKKAYARTATKIAHMPTRLANTSSGATAYWGTVVRSVMTPPF; encoded by the exons ATGGCTGCATTCCCTGCGGCCAACCCTGTGGCCTACCAGACATACGCAACCCCGATGGCCGGAGAGAAAAGGAAGCGATCAGCTGTGGTCAACAAGTCAGAGCTA GCTGATCAATACGACACGATACCTGAGCCGCGCGCCAAAAAGAGCTGCGCCGATACAGAAGAATACAACCCAAAA AATATGGCCAATATGTGCTTCAGCGCATACGCGTTACGCCTACATAAGGCTGCGCTTCCTACGCCCACGGAAGACCTTGCTGAAGACTTTCGACAAGATCTCTTTGAAATGTTCACCCATGCGCACACCAAAAGGAATTTCGAGCAAGGCACAGCAGCTCGTCACGTGATCCCTCGTCTCGCAGGCAACCCGAATTCGACTCGGACAGACAAGGACAGGCTAGTCAGAGACTTCATCGAGCATTACAGAAGCGTACGAAAAGACCTAGAGGCCATAGAGAAGCTTTACCTCAGCGATAAGCCGGCCAACGACGAATTCATCGCCACTATGCGCAGTCATGTTGCTGGGCTGCATAAGTCCTTAGCCGATGCAGCCAAGTGGCGCGGCATTTTGCGTTACACACCACTGTCTAAGGCATGTCTCAATTGGCTGATTTGGTCGATTGCCTACCGCAAGCCTTACCAACTTCTTGATGACTTGATCAACTATATTAACGATGTGAATGATTGGCTCACCATCCCACCACCAGAGATGGACCTACATCCTGACATCCGGGCAGCCATGAAGACTCTGA AGGCAGCTAGGCTCCGAAAGAAGGCTGAAGAGCAGTTGCATCAACAGAATGAAAAGGAAAGGGATCTTGAACGCCGTGAAGAAAAAAATTGCGGATTGAGGCCAAAG AAGCACTCCAGCGGGCAAACGTCAAAACCGAAAGAAGCAAAACAGCAGTTGAAAGAACTCGAAGATGCTACGAGAGAGCGGGTTGCAGAATACGCCGCTGCTAACGTTGAGCGTGAAGACGCCTATCAAACACAAATGTTTCGCAACGCAGATGAGGTTGAAAAACTTAAAATTAGGCTATCGGAAGTAAATGCTCAAAGCGAAGTCCAAGAGGCAGCTCTATTGGCCGCCAAGTCTCAAACAGAATTCCGCGAGGCAGCTCTATCGACCGCAAATGCCCGAATTGGAAAATTGGAGACAGAACTATTTGCCGCAAAGGCTCAAAATGACGAGATTTATAGCATGTTACAACCTTTCGTCCCGACATCCGGATCGCCCGATCCAATGCCGATGGAGGGCATCGAGCCGGAGTCTGCTCGGTCATCAACGTCTGGTACG TTCAATGGACCCGAGCAAATGAATGACGATTCTATTGTGGAAGAAGCAATACTAAACCATGTGCCGGATTTAATCGAGATTGCAAAGCGAAACCCGTTTATAGCGCAGTTCCTGGGTGAGAAACTAAAGCAAGCTTTgagcaagaagaaggcatATGCCAGAACAGCGACGAAGATTGCCCATATGCCCACCAGGCTTGCCAACACTTCATCAGGGGCAACTGCATATTGGGGGACCGTTGTCCGATCAGTCATGACCCCGCCTTTCTGA